One window of the Nicotiana tabacum cultivar K326 chromosome 4, ASM71507v2, whole genome shotgun sequence genome contains the following:
- the LOC107760539 gene encoding putative FBD-associated F-box protein At5g56560 — translation MEETTDVKDRITELPENVIYHIIRQVGRCNLKEAARTCVLSKTWNRLWTLRPDLMFDQCSHSSFRSLEKFVKFVDDSLEPYVKEKLSIDSFILRQLRHPELASHLDRWTNMAIKHNVRELEIDMGALYYNVPDTIYAGKTLTKLWLWMCNFEKDNSTSTTNKLQRLISTCPFIRDLKLDRCRGIQNLHVFGLVNLENLELSECEGLEKLQIQAPNLRKFVYVGVPLYKQQKKREVELLPCKIDILDGYKTLEILSLEASTMTDQQFEHQCSKFSALKELELRRCYTMKNIVIASEKLKIFSLSHWMNLEQVKMLTPNLMEFNFVGCKMPFSTMNPYSLEEADLDFQPPTLSKSYFGDVDTFWYNNLQDFVKKFNYSKGLILVIHCEKNKSILIYEDAREVLVPPVRELQLLITPMKTPTHLELLVDDLMSWDPNIISIVPCTDSKILQALRQNVTGNVEKENGEPNKVRIFKGAAAVEGTSNLYTWLKSTSLIEKITTFMFK, via the exons ATGGAGGAAACAACTGATGTCAAGGACAGAATAACAGAGTTGCCTGAGAACGTCATATATCACATCATACGCCAGGTTGGCCGCTGCAACCTAAAAGAGGCAGCTCGAACTTGTGTCTTGTCCAAGACATGGAATCGCCTTTGGACTTTGCGACCTGACCTGATGTTCGATCAGTGCAGCCACAGCAGTTTCAGGTCCCTGGAGAAATTTGTCAAATTCGTCGATGATTCCCTTGAGCCTTATGTCAAGGAAAAACTAAGCATCGATTCATTCATCCTTAGGCAGCTTCGTCATCCAGAATTGGCTTCGCATTTAGATCGATGGACGAACATGGCAATTAAACATAATGTCAGAGAGCTTGAAATTGACATGGGGGCACTGTATTATAACGTTCCTGATACTATTTATGCAGGTAAAACGTTGACTAAATTGTGGCTATGGATGTGCAACTTTGAAAAAGATAATAGCACTAGTACGACCAACAAATTGCAAAGATTAATTAGTACATGCCCTTTCATCAGGGATCTAAAATTAGATCGTTGCAGGGGAATACAAAATTTGCATGTTTTTGGCCTAGTAAATCTAGAAAATTTAGAGCTATCGGAGTGTGAAGGGCTTGAAAAACTGCAAATCCAGGCTCCAAATCTTCGAAAATTTGTATATGTAGGGGTGCCTTTGTACAAGCAACAGAAGAAACGTGAAGTGGAACTGCTACCTTGCAAAATTGATATCTTAGATGGTTATAAGACACTAGAAATTCTCAGCTTGGAAGCTAGCACTATGACGGATCAACAGTTTGAACATCAATGCTCTAAGTTCTCAGCTCTTAAGGAATTGGAATTAAGGAGATGTTATACAATGAAAAATATAGTGATTGCGAGTGAAAAACTCAAGATATTCAGTTTATCACATTGGATGAATTTGGAGCAAGTCAAAATGCTGACTCCAAATCTGATGGAATTCAATTTTGTGGGTTGCAAGATGCCATTCTCAACTATGAATCCTTATAGCCTGGAAGAGGCCGATCTTGATTTTCAGCCGCCAACTCTATCAAAATCTTACTTTGGAGATGTAGATACATTTTGGTACAATAATCTTCAGGATTTCGTTAAGAAATTCAACTATTCTAAGGGTCTGATATTAGTTATCCATTGTGAGAAG AATAAAAGCATCCTTATTTATGAAGATGCACGAGAAGTTCTGGTTCCTCCAGTTCGAGAACTCCAACTACTTATTACTCCTATGAAAACTCCGACACATCTTGAATTACTCGTAGATGATTTAATGTCCTGGGATCCTAACATAATATCTATAGTGCCATGTACTGACAGCAAAATACTCCAG GCATTGCGGCAGAATGTAACAGGAAACGTAGAGAAGGAAAATGGTGAACCTAACAAAGTTAGAATTTTTAAAGGCGCTGCTGCTGTGGAAGGGACGTCCAATTTGTATACTTGGCTGAAATCCACGTCCCTAATTGAGAAAATTACTACTTTTATGTTCAAATAA